A genome region from Rhinopithecus roxellana isolate Shanxi Qingling chromosome 10, ASM756505v1, whole genome shotgun sequence includes the following:
- the UBE2N gene encoding ubiquitin-conjugating enzyme E2 N: MAGLPRRIIKETQRLLAEPVPGIKAEPDESNARYFHVVIAGPQDSPFEGGTFKLELFLPEEYPMAAPKVRFMTKIYHPNVDKLGRICLDILKDKWSPALQIRTVLLSIQALLSAPNPDDPLANDVAEQWKTNEAQAIETARAWTRLYAMNNI; encoded by the exons ATGGCCGGGCTGCCCCGCAGGATCATCAAG GAAACCCAGCGTTTGCTGGCAGAACCAGTTCCTGGCATCAAAGCAGAACCAGATGAGAGCAACGCCCGTTATTTTCATGTGGTCATTGCTGGCCCTCAAGATTCCCCCTTTGAGGGAGGGACTTTTAAACTTGAACTATTCCTTCCTGAAGAATACCCAATGGCAGCCCCTAAAGTACGTTTCATGACCAAAATTTATCATCCTAATGTAGACAAGTTGGGAAGAATATGTTTAGATATTTTGAAAG ATAAGTGGTCCCCAGCACTGCAGATCCGCACAGTTCTGCTATCGATCCAGGCCTTGTTAAGTGCTCCCAATCCAGATGATCCATTAGCAAATGATGTAGCGGAGCAGTGGAAGACCAACGAAGCCCAAGCCATAGAAACAG CTAGAGCATGGACTAGGCTATATGCcatgaataatatttaa